The proteins below come from a single Chitinophaga pinensis DSM 2588 genomic window:
- a CDS encoding PAS domain S-box protein, translating to MNENAAPKSEMERLRALQEYGLLQLMPQPSLDQFCRLAPLICQFPFSAICIAGNDQQLIISATDVPGIQETSPDWGFMQQILHKGLFTEVTDTLNDPLTRDNKAVVTAPHIRAFAGFPLRDKQGFLLGAFIVLHTEPARLTSNEQTALSILAEKISDTIQTNRRRQEMHYFTRLFDLSEGLVCITDFSGRLWQFNKAFTTVLGWPEADLQTMSALDLVHPDDTASTGKELAKMGEGASTISFTHRVRTAEGDYRLIQWVATPEPHTGNIFAMGRDITSETLKEQALIESETNARTFFENSLGMMCRHDLDGHITYVNKASADSVGYSIEELLQMNLYQLIPQQYHADLDQYLINIRIKGKITGLMHTQHKKGHIRIWLFNNVLINDGKGSAYVIGNAADITERHELETDLKRTKELLERTNQVARIGGWEVDLGTQQLHWSTVTCEIHEVPEDFNLTPDNAMSFYTGDNRILLDAVVEQAITNGSPWQIELQITTWRGRKLWVRSIGHAEFEDGVCKRLYGTFQDIDEKKKADLAIQQSRQLLEDVLESASEVSIIATDHEGIITLFNKGAERLLGYKAGEVTGKESWTILHAEEEIMNRSIELSALSGQHIEGFEVFTYVPELEGSERREWTYIRKDGSQIIISMVVTPIRDNAVITGYLGIAVDITERKKAERDLKEAKIQAEYASKAKSEFLANMSHEIRTPLNGVIGFTDLVLKTALNETQQQYVAIVNQSANSLLSIINDILDFSKIEAGKIELDISKCDIYEFSSQASDILSFQAQQKGLEMLLNVSPELPRFMWADIVRLKQILLNLLSNAVKFTEKGEIELEIKPIAYPSVGMTTIRFEVRDTGIGIRKNKQEKIFEAFLQEDISTTKRYGGTGLGLSISNKLLALMGSKLQLESTTGKGSTFFFDLNVRTEDGQPIEWGNMDLVRDVLIVDDNINNRTILKTMLQLKNIRFDEAANGIEALQFLMTKQHYDVILMDYHMPVMDGIETIRKIRENFSELDKDPAIILLHSSADDEKLIKACEELHVSQRLLKPIKIQEMFHALSHLYTKEDMENTLQVNKESRKIKGNIRILIAEDNPINMLLATTIIRKIAPASQIVEAKNGREAVESCEQHLPDMIFMDIQMPIVNGYEATGRIRELSPHVHIPIIALTAGNVKGERDKCLAAGMDDFVTKPFVESNLVAVFEKWLTKRSVGR from the coding sequence CCCCCAAAAGTGAGATGGAAAGGTTAAGAGCGCTCCAGGAGTACGGGTTGCTGCAACTCATGCCCCAGCCGTCCCTCGATCAGTTTTGCAGACTGGCCCCCCTTATCTGTCAATTTCCCTTTTCCGCAATCTGTATTGCCGGAAATGACCAGCAACTGATCATTTCCGCAACCGATGTACCTGGTATACAGGAAACGTCTCCTGACTGGGGCTTTATGCAGCAGATCCTGCACAAAGGCTTATTCACCGAAGTAACTGACACCCTGAACGATCCCCTCACCCGCGATAACAAAGCGGTCGTGACAGCACCCCATATACGCGCATTCGCGGGCTTTCCCCTGCGGGATAAACAAGGCTTTCTGCTGGGGGCATTCATCGTCCTGCATACCGAACCTGCCCGGCTGACCAGCAACGAACAAACAGCCTTATCCATCCTGGCAGAAAAGATCTCAGATACTATACAGACCAACCGGCGGAGACAGGAAATGCATTATTTCACCAGACTGTTTGACCTTTCCGAAGGACTGGTATGTATCACTGATTTCTCCGGCAGACTATGGCAATTCAATAAAGCATTTACCACTGTACTGGGTTGGCCGGAAGCAGACCTGCAAACAATGTCCGCACTGGACCTGGTACACCCCGACGATACCGCCAGTACAGGAAAAGAACTTGCTAAAATGGGAGAAGGAGCATCAACCATCTCTTTCACTCACCGTGTAAGGACGGCAGAAGGCGATTACCGCCTGATACAATGGGTGGCTACGCCCGAACCACACACCGGGAACATCTTTGCCATGGGCCGGGATATCACCAGCGAAACACTCAAGGAACAGGCCCTGATCGAAAGTGAAACCAATGCCCGTACCTTCTTCGAAAATTCGCTGGGTATGATGTGCCGGCATGACCTGGACGGTCATATCACCTACGTCAATAAGGCCAGTGCCGACAGCGTCGGATACAGCATCGAGGAACTGCTGCAAATGAACCTCTATCAGCTGATCCCGCAACAATACCATGCTGATCTCGACCAATACCTCATCAATATCAGGATCAAAGGTAAAATAACGGGCCTGATGCATACACAGCATAAGAAAGGACATATCCGTATCTGGCTGTTTAACAATGTACTGATCAATGATGGCAAAGGCAGCGCTTATGTCATAGGCAATGCCGCAGATATCACAGAAAGACACGAACTGGAAACAGATCTCAAACGCACAAAGGAACTGCTGGAACGTACCAACCAGGTAGCCCGCATCGGGGGATGGGAGGTTGATCTTGGCACGCAGCAATTACACTGGTCGACCGTCACCTGTGAGATCCATGAAGTTCCCGAAGACTTCAACCTCACACCAGATAATGCCATGTCTTTTTATACCGGCGACAACCGCATACTACTGGACGCCGTCGTAGAACAAGCCATCACTAACGGCTCCCCCTGGCAGATAGAATTACAGATCACTACCTGGCGGGGCAGAAAGTTATGGGTCAGATCCATCGGACATGCAGAGTTTGAAGACGGTGTGTGTAAAAGACTGTACGGCACCTTCCAGGATATCGACGAAAAGAAAAAAGCGGACCTCGCTATTCAACAGTCCCGGCAACTACTGGAAGATGTCCTGGAATCTGCGTCGGAAGTCAGCATCATCGCGACTGATCACGAAGGCATTATCACCCTCTTTAACAAAGGCGCGGAAAGATTGCTGGGTTATAAAGCAGGTGAAGTCACCGGAAAAGAATCCTGGACCATCCTCCATGCAGAAGAAGAAATCATGAACCGGAGCATTGAATTATCAGCCCTATCCGGACAGCATATCGAAGGCTTTGAGGTATTCACGTATGTACCCGAACTGGAAGGCTCTGAACGCCGGGAATGGACTTATATCCGTAAAGATGGCTCACAGATCATCATATCGATGGTCGTAACACCCATCAGGGACAATGCAGTGATCACCGGTTATCTGGGTATTGCCGTGGATATCACCGAAAGAAAGAAGGCAGAACGCGACCTGAAAGAAGCCAAAATACAGGCAGAATATGCCAGTAAAGCCAAGTCTGAATTCCTGGCCAATATGAGCCATGAAATCCGTACGCCGCTCAATGGCGTCATCGGCTTTACTGACCTAGTGCTCAAAACCGCCCTAAATGAAACTCAGCAGCAATATGTAGCCATCGTCAATCAATCCGCCAATTCCCTGTTGAGTATCATCAATGACATACTCGACTTCTCCAAGATCGAAGCCGGCAAAATAGAACTGGATATCAGCAAATGCGATATCTATGAATTTAGTAGTCAGGCCAGTGATATATTAAGTTTTCAGGCGCAGCAAAAAGGACTGGAAATGTTGCTGAACGTATCCCCTGAACTACCGCGTTTTATGTGGGCAGATATCGTCCGGCTGAAACAGATCTTACTGAACCTTTTAAGCAACGCGGTTAAATTCACCGAAAAAGGAGAAATCGAGCTGGAAATAAAACCGATCGCTTACCCCTCCGTTGGTATGACGACCATCCGTTTTGAAGTGCGGGATACTGGTATCGGCATCCGTAAAAACAAGCAGGAAAAGATATTCGAAGCCTTCCTCCAGGAAGATATTTCCACTACTAAAAGATATGGCGGCACCGGACTCGGACTAAGCATTTCCAACAAACTCCTGGCCCTGATGGGCAGCAAGCTGCAACTGGAAAGCACCACCGGCAAAGGCAGTACCTTCTTCTTTGATCTCAATGTCAGAACGGAAGACGGCCAACCAATCGAATGGGGGAACATGGATCTTGTCAGGGATGTACTTATCGTAGATGATAATATCAACAACCGTACGATCCTCAAAACCATGCTGCAACTCAAAAACATCCGTTTTGACGAAGCCGCCAATGGTATTGAAGCGCTACAATTCCTGATGACCAAACAGCATTATGACGTCATCCTGATGGACTACCATATGCCTGTCATGGATGGCATCGAAACCATCCGTAAAATCAGGGAGAATTTCAGCGAACTCGATAAAGATCCCGCCATCATCCTGTTACACAGTTCGGCTGACGACGAAAAGCTGATCAAAGCCTGCGAAGAACTGCATGTAAGTCAACGGCTGCTCAAACCCATCAAAATACAGGAGATGTTTCATGCCCTGTCTCATTTGTACACGAAAGAAGATATGGAGAATACACTACAGGTAAATAAAGAATCCCGAAAAATAAAAGGTAATATCAGAATACTCATTGCGGAAGATAACCCTATCAATATGCTGCTGGCCACCACAATTATCCGGAAAATCGCGCCGGCGTCCCAGATCGTAGAAGCAAAAAATGGCCG